One genomic window of Euleptes europaea isolate rEulEur1 chromosome 8, rEulEur1.hap1, whole genome shotgun sequence includes the following:
- the DERL1 gene encoding derlin-1 has translation MSDLADWIGGIPLITRYWFFLTVGFTIVGKIGLVNPYYLVLLSDPFFKQFQIWRPISAMLFYPVNPMTGFHYLVNLYFLYQYSSRLETGLFDGRPADYLFLLLFNWVCIAIASVTVGLRVLMVAGVMSVIYVWAQANKDVTVSFLFGTQFKAFYLPWVILLFNLIVSGAFIEELIGNLVGHLYFFLMYKYPLDLGGRSFLTTPQILYRWLPNRRGGVSGFGVPPASWRRPADDHQGGGRHNWGRGFRLGDQ, from the exons ATGTCGGACCTGGCGGACTGGATCGGGGGCATCCCGCTGATCACGCGCTACTGGTTCTTCCTCACCGTCGGGTTCACCATCGTCGGCAAGATAGGCTTGGTCAACCCCTATTACCTCGTCCTCTTGTCCGACCCCTTCTTCAAACAGTTCCAG ATCTGGAGGCCGATCAGCGCAATGTTGTTTTACCCAGTCAACCCAATGACTGGGTTTCATTATCTGGTGAACTTATATTTTTTGTATCAGTATTCATCACGACTAGAAACAG GTTTGTTTGATGGACGGCCAGCCGACTACCTGTTCCTGCTTCTCTTCAACTGGGTCTGCATAGCT ATTGCTTCCGTGACCGTGGGTCTTAGG GTTCTGATGGTTGCCGGGGTCATGTCCGTGATTTACGTTTGGGCCCAGGCGAACAAAGATGTCACTGTATCGTTTTTGTTTGGGACGCAGTTTAAG GCGTTCTATTTACCGTGGGTTATCCTGTTATTCAATCTGATCGTTTCAGGAGC TTTCATCGAAGAGCTGATTGGCAATCTGGTTGGCCATCTGTACTTTTTCTTAATGTACAAATATCCATTAGACTTGGGAGGAAGAAGTTTCCTAACAACACCTCAGATTCT GTACCGCTGGCTGCCCAATAGGAGAGGAGGAGTATCGGGATTTGGCGTTCCACCTGCCAGTTGGCGCAGACCAGCCGACGACCACCAGGGCGGCGGAAGACACAACTGGGGTCGGGGCTTTCGACTTGGTGAtcaatga